One genomic segment of Pseudomonadota bacterium includes these proteins:
- a CDS encoding PH domain-containing protein translates to MYVHRDEMGYIEDNLIEKERVIYCTKLHWATLFGPGVLIILAGLWIPSKGMSALALLALGVIWGIFSSISLQNSEIGITDKRLLLRVGFPLKRTCDIPLENIQMVDIYQPSLGKFLNFGKIIIQSAGGKRYAFRMIASPVELRDELARQVDSIRQQ, encoded by the coding sequence GTGTATGTGCATAGGGATGAAATGGGTTATATTGAAGATAATCTTATAGAAAAAGAACGTGTTATATATTGCACAAAGTTGCACTGGGCGACGCTTTTTGGCCCCGGAGTGCTTATAATCCTTGCAGGATTGTGGATACCTTCAAAAGGCATGTCTGCTTTAGCCCTGCTTGCCCTTGGCGTGATCTGGGGTATTTTCTCTTCCATAAGCCTTCAAAACTCAGAAATCGGTATTACAGATAAGAGGCTTCTTTTGAGGGTCGGTTTCCCGTTGAAACGAACATGCGATATACCTTTGGAAAATATACAGATGGTAGACATATACCAGCCTTCTCTCGGCAAGTTCCTGAATTTCGGGAAGATTATCATACAATCTGCCGGTGGGAAGAGATATGCCTTCAGAATGATTGCATCGCCCGTAGAATTAAGAGATGAGCTTGCGAGGCAGGTCGATTCAATCCGGCAGCAGTAG